The Desulfosoma sp. sequence AAACCTTTATGTGCAGCTGCAGGAAGCCTGGGATCGGAGGGACCTCAAGACCATTCGGTCTTTGGTTTCGCCCGAAGTTTTTGAAGAAATTCAGCGTCAAGCCCAGGAGGACCCTCAGCCGAGCCACACACACCTTTTGTGGATTCAACCTGAGCTCTTGGAGGTTCGGGATATGGACGGCCATACGGTGGCTTCGGTGCTCTTTGACGTGATGATGAGGGAAACGGACGAGGAAATGGCCAAACAGGTTCGTGAGTTGTGGCACTTTCGGCGCCAGGGGACTCCGGATGCCTGGATTGTGGAAGGATTGCAGCAGGTGGCCGGGTAGTTCTCCGTTTGTCGTTCGATTTCGATTCTCAGTAAGCCTAAAAAGGCCCTCGGCATGGCTCGGTGCCGAGGGCTTTTTGCGTGATGAAAAATTTGTTTTCCTTCCCGTTGTCCTCGCACTAGGCAGGACATGACCCTCTCTGCTATAGTCTCCCGCCGAACTTCGGGCCTTCGGCCTGTTTCTTCAGTATTGCTTACATATCTTTCAACCCAGGATCGGAAAGGAGGTTTTCCCATGCCCAGAAGACAGGACATTCACAAGGTGTTGATTATCGGGTCGGGACCCATTGTCATCGGTCAAGCGTGCGAATTTGACTATTCGGGAACCCAGGCCTGTAAAGCCTTACGGAAGCTTGGTTACGAGATCGTGTTAGTGAATTCCAATCCCGCCACCATCATGACGGACCCAGGTATGGCTGATGTGACCTACCTGGAACCGCTTACGGTGGAATATCTGGAAAAGATTATTGCCAAGGAACGACCCGATGCGGTTCTGCCCAACCTAGGCGGTCAGACGGGTTTGAACCTCACGGCTCAGCTTCATCGACAGGGTATTCTGGATCGTTACGGAGTGCGCATCATCGGTGTGCAGGCTGATGCCATTGAACGTGGAGAAGACCGAATCGCCTTTAAGGAAACCATGAATCGTTTGGGGATTGAAATGCCTCGAAGCCGACCGGCGTTCAGTGTGCAGGAGGCGGAAGAGATCGCATCTGAATTAGGCTATCCGGTGGTCATTCGACCGGCCTACACCTTGGGCGGCACTGGAGGCGGCTTGGTCTACAATGTGGAAGAATTGCGTACCGTGGCCGGCCGTGGACTCGCCGCCAGTATGGTCGGGCAGATTCTTGTGGAAGAATCGGTGTTGGGCTGGGAGGAACTGGAGCTGGAAGTGGTCCGTGACAGCAAGGGTCAGTGCATCACCGTGTGTTTTATTGAAAATGTGGACGCCATGGGCGTGCATACGGGCGATTCCTTTTGCACGGCCCCCATGCTGACCATTGACCCGGCCCTGCAGAGACGCTTGCAGGAGGCAAGCTATGCCATTGTGCAAGCCATCGAAGTGATCGGTGGCACCAATATTCAATTTGCGCACGACCCTAAGACGGGCCGCGTGGTGGTCATCGAAATCAACCCGAGAACATCCAGATCATCGGCACTGGCGTCCAAAGCCACCGGATTTCCTATCGCCCTGATTTCGGCCATGTTGGCCGCCGGGGTCACTTTGGACGAAATTCCCTACTGGAAGGAAGGCACTCTGGAAAAATACGCCCCCTGGGGGGATTACGTCGTGGTCAAGTTTGCTCGATGGGCCTTTGAAAAGTTCCCTGGATCCTTGGACAAACTGGGGACTCAGATGCGGGCCGTGGGCGAAGTGATGAGTATCGGCAAGAATTTCAAGGAAGCTTTTCAGAAAGCGGTGCGATCTCTGGAAATCGGCCGTTATGGTCTGGGATTTGCTCGAGACTTTCATACCAAGACCCTGGAAGAACTCCTGGCCATGCTAGGGGAACCCAGCAGCGAAAGATATTTCCTTATCTACGAAGCTTTGCGCCGAGGGGCGGACATTCAAACCCTTTATGAAAAGACCCATGTCAAACCCTATTTTCTGGAACAGATTCGGGAATTGGTGCTTTTGGAAGAAGAGATCCTTTCCTATCGAGGAAAGGACCTTCCGGCAGAGCTGCTACGCCGCGCCAAACAGGACGGCTTCAGTGATCGTTACCTGGCAAAGCTCTTGAACATTCCCGAAACGACTATTCGAGCACGACGCAAAGAATTGGGGATCGTTCAGGGTTGGCAGATTCTTCCCGTAAGCGGCGTGGAAAACGCCGCATATTACTATTCCACGTACAACGCGCCCGATCAGGTCCAAACCAGTGACCGGCCTAAGGTCATGGTGCTTGGAGGAGGCCCCAACCGCATCGGCCAGGGTATTGAGTTCGACTACTGTTGTGTCCATGCGGCCTTTGCTCTGCGGGATTTGGGTTATGAAACCATCATGGTCAACTGCAATCCCGAAACGGTCTCCACGGATTATGACACCTCGGACAAGTTGTACTTTGAACCTGTCACCGTTGAAGACGTGCTGGCCATTTATGAAAAGGAAAAACCCATCGGGGTTGTGGTTCAGTTTGGTGGACAAACACCGCTCAATATCGCTCGAGAGCTGGCCGAAGCGGGCGTGAACATTTTGGGGACGTCTCCCGAGGCCATCGACTTGGCGGAAGATCGAGACCGTTTTCGAAAGCGTATGGAAACCCTAGGTATTCCCATGCCGGAGTCGGGCATGGCCGCCACCTTGGAAGAAGCCTTGGAAGTCGCCAAACGTATCGGATACCCTCTGATGGTTCGGCCGTCCTATGTGTTGGGAGGGCGAGGTATGGAAGTGGTCTACGATGAGGAGATGCTTCGCGAATACGTGTTGGCGGCCGTGGGGGTAACACCGGATCGCCCCATCCTCATCGATCGTTTTTTGGAAGACGCCATCGAGGCGGAAGCCGACGCCCTTGCCGATGGAAAAGACGCCTTTGTGCCGGCGGTTATGGAACATATTGAAAGGGCCGGCATTCATTCCGGAGATTCCGCGTGCGTCATTCCTCCTATCAGCATTCCCACTCGTCATGTGGAAACCATTCGAGAATACACCCGACGCATCGCCATTGAGCTCAATGTCGTCGGGCTTATGAACATTCAGTACGCCATCGCCAAAGACAAGGTTTACGTGTTGGAAGCCAACCCTCGTGCCTCCCGAACGGTGCCTTTGGTGTCCAAGGTGTGTAACGTTCCCATGGCCCGCCTGGCGACACAGATTATGCTGGGCAAATCCTTGGCGGAATTGGGCCTTTCTTCGACGCGCATCCTGACCCATTTCGGGGTTAAAGAATCCGTCTTTCCTTTCAACATGTTTCCGGAAGTGGATCCAGTGCTGGGCCCCGAAATGCGCTCGACGGGCGAAGTGTTGGGTTTGGCGGAATCCTTTGGGCTGGCCTTTTTTAAAGCGGAGGATGCGGCGATGCAACGCTTGCCTGAAGACGGCTGTGTGCTCTTTACCGTCACCGATAAAGACAAGCCGGCCGCCTTGGAAGTGGCCAAGAGATTTCATCAGATGGGGTTCCGTATTCGCGCCACACGCGGCACTTATCGCTTCTTTAAGGAAAACGGGCTCCCCTGCGAACCAATCGACAAAATGCACGAAGGACGTCCTAACATCGTGGATGCCGTGAAAAACGGTGAAATTCAGCTGGTTGTCAACACACCCAGCGGACGACGCAGTGAACATGACGATTCTTACATTCGCAAGGCCGCCGTGAAATTCAAGGTGCCGTATATCACGACCATTGCGGCGGCCGAAGCGGCGGCACGAGGAATCGAGGCGTGGCGCCGTGGACACGGTGAGGTGAAATCGCTTCAGGAATACCATGCGGCCATTCGATGATCCTTGAGCCGGTCTTAGGCTGAACACGCACGGAGACGGGACATGGAAGGTGTTTTTCGAGTGGGGCTTAAGAGGTACGAGGAGCCCTGTCGTTCGGTGGTCGAGGTGGTGGAAGCAGCCGGAGGTTTTGGTTCCGTAGGGGCGGCGACCCGTGCTTTTGTGAAACCGAACGTGGTTTGTTGGACTTCGGCAACGCCCTTTCCCAAATGGGGTGTGATCACCACGAGTCGGGTTGTGGAAGACGTGGTGCGCTGCCTCAAGGACGCGGGTGTCGGTACCATCGTCCTGGGGGAAGGACTCGTGAATTTAAACCCCAAAGACAAAGGCTTGGCGGAAAGAGCCTTCCGTGCTTTGGGCTATGAGACGCTGGCGCGGCGTTACGGAATCCAGGTGGTGGATGTGTTTCAAAGACCGTTTCGTAAGGTGTCTGTCGGCGACGGTGTGGAACTGGCCTTCAATGTGGACGCTTTGGAAAGCGATCTCATTGTGAACCTTCCCGTGCTCAAAACCCATGCCCAGACCGTGGTAAGTCTGGGGATCAAGAACCTGAAAGGGCTCATCGATTTGGCCTCGCGCAAGCGCTGCCACAGCCCGAATCCCGAGTGGAACCTTCATCGCATGGTCGCCGCTTTGCCCAAAGGCCTTCCTCCCGTTTTTACCGTCATCGACGGTATCTACAGCAACGAACGAGGGCCGGGCTTTGATGGCACGGCCCATCGCATGAATGTTCTCGTGGCTTCTCGGGATTTGCTTTCGGCGGACCTGGTGGGGGCGGCTCTGTTGGGATATGAGGCTCACCAGGTTCCGCACCTGGAGTGGGCGACGAAAGAGGCCGGCCGACCGGGGGATCTTTCCGACGTTATGGTGTGCGGAGAATCCCTGGAATCTTTACGACACCCTCACGCCTACGCCTTTGAATATACTCCGGACGGATCCCTGCCCAAGGTCATGGCCGGTTTCGGGATTCAAGGCATAACCTATCGCAAATACGATGAGACCTTGTGTACCTATTGTTCGTTTCTGAACGGACTGATACTCACGGCGGTGGCTCGAGCCTGGCAAGGGACCCCTTGGGACGATGTGGAGGTGCTCACCGGCAAAGCCATGGATCCCACACCGGGGAAAAAGCATACCATTTTGCTTGGTCGATGCATGACGAAACGGCATCGGAACAACCGGGCCATGGTCCATGCCCTGCCCGTACCGGGATGTCCTCCGGAACCTGCGGCGATCGCCCACGCCTTCCATGAAGCCGGTATTCTTCTGGACCCGGCCGTCCTGGAAAGTTATGCCGTGTACCCAGGAAGGTTTCTCAAAAGATACGCCGAAATGCCGGAATTCGAGGAAGCCTTTTACCAGGTAACGTAAAGTTTGAATGCCTTCCTAAGAATCAGACGCTGTGGAGGGAAAGCATGGGTCCTTACAGCCTGAAAAATCTTGACAGGGTCTCCAAGGTGAGGTGATGGCTTCCAAGAAAATTCGGCTGAGCCGAAGAGAATTTGAAGAAGTCGTCGAAAGGGCTGTGTCGCGCATTCCTTGGGAAATTCGCCGGCACCTGGACAACGTGGTGATTACGGTGGAACACCGGCCAAGTCCTGAGCTCCTTGAAGAGATGGGGCTTCCTTCCGGGGAGACCCTCTTGGGTCTTTATGACGGCGTGCCGCTTCCGGAACGCAGCCTTACCGAGCCTCCTCTGTACCCCGATACCATCTACATCTTTCAAGACCCTTTAGAAAGACTGTGCAGCACTCGGGAGGAACTCATCGAGGAAATCGAGCTCACCGTGGTTCATGAAATCGCCCATGCCTTTGGGATTAGTGACGAACACCTCGAAGAACTGGGTTACGGCTGAAAAAAGAACGACGCCCATAAATCCTGGAGGGCGTCGTGACTAAAGCTCTGGACACACGCTCAGAGGGTGGGGGGAGCCAGTGTGGCCACGGTTACGGTTTGGGCATGAAAACCAGTTGAGGGTCCAAGTTATAGGTCCATGGAGCTCCCGAATTTTTCCAGCCGTTTTTCATGCGTTTACCATGGAAATAACTTTCCGTATCATTGATTTTGTCACCTTCAAAACCGTCCACGATGTTATAAACATTCGTAAAGCCGGCCGCCGCCATGCGTTCGATAGCCTTGGCACTACGATGGCCGGAACGGCACATGACCAGGAGAACGTCGTCAGACTGAAACCGCGCTTTGACTTGGGCTTCGAAGTTGGGATTGGGAACTAAAGGAAAATCCTTCTTCTCTTCGTTCCACTGACCGGCCCAAATTTCGGAAGGAATGTTCACGGCCATGGGCGGATGCCCGACAAAGACGTATTCTTCGGGCGTGCGCACATCGAGGATTTTTACCTTTTGAGGGTCGGCCTTCCACATTTCGTAGGCTTCCAGGGCAGTGACGTACTTGTTGAAACTGGTTCTTTTCTTTTCGTCGGAAGGCACATCGGCTGCGATGGCGCTCACGGTAAAGACCGTAATGACGAACACACAAACCCAAATCCAGACACGTTGTTTCATTTTTCCCACTCCTGTCTTTAAGTCCCCCCACACTTTTACATTATATTTGACACGATCTGTTGGCTAGTCAACAATCAAAGTTATAGAAGACTCAGTGGACATGGCACGATTCAAGACGGACTTATCGGTCGGGAGGTGTCTTATGTCCGGCGGAAGGAAGCTGATAACCTTGGCGGCTGTGGGTTTTATGGTTTTCGTGTGTGTTGGGGCTGGAGCAAGCCCTTCTGAGGAAGAGCGGGCTCGGCAGCTAGGGTCTAATGCTGCAACTGAGCTTCAGAGGGTGTTGAAATCGGAGCTGATGTCGGCCATCCAGGAGGGCGGACCAGGGCAAGCCATTCGCGTGTGTTCCCAAAAGGCTCTGCTCTTGACACAAAGCATTCCGCGTCTCATGGATGTTCCGTCCATGACGGTTAAACGAACCAGTTTGCGGTGTCGCAATGAGATGAATCGCCCCGATCATCTGGAGACCAAGATTCTGAAAGAAATGGAAGCCCGCCTTCAGGCACAAGAAGCTGTCGAACCGGTTCTTCGGCTGGAAAACAAAGTCTATCATTACTTTGAACCGATTCGAACAGCCGGCGTATGCCTGACCTGCCACGGGCAAGAAGAAAAAATGCCCGAAAATATAAAGCAAACCTTGAACACTCTTTACCCTCAGGATCAGGCTCGAGGTTACAGCGCCGGAGAATTTCGCGGCGTGATTCATGTGACGATTCCTCAAGAGGTGGTGGCGGAACCGTGAAGGTCAACCTTCTTGAGTTCAATGCGAGATTTCCTGTGTTTCCTTGATATGGGAGGTACCGGGGATAAGGGTTTTGGTGGCCAGCACGCCTGGAAGTTTTCGAATGTTTTCGTGAACGAACTGAGAAATGGTTTCGGCGTCGGAACTGAGAAGATCCCGGTGCAGCTGAATCTTGACCAAAAGATCCACATCTCCAAAGACGCTGTGCACCTCCTGGACTTCCTTGAGATCCAGGAGTTTTTCCGTGATTTTTTCTTCCTTTTTGGCCTGCACGTTCATGAGGACAAAGGCTGTGATGGTTCGCCGCATTTCAGGGTAGTGCTGTCCATTGACGTCTTTCATTTTTTCTCGAAAAGCCTCCATGTCGTCGGGAAGAATGTCGTTGAGGCCGATGCCGTATTGGCGTCGTTCCCCTTTTTCCCAGAGCCTTACCGAAATATAGGCGTACAGGTCGGCTGTGGTGCGTCCGGGAAAACCGTCAACCAGGCGGGCTTTGGAAAGAAGTGTGGTGAGAGGACGGTAAATGTGGTTGTACCAATCCCTGGCGGCTTCCTGCAGCGTGATATCGGTTCTTTCCCGGCTTCGCAAGTATTCGAGATGACGTTGAATCTGGGCCAACAGACGATCATATTGGCCGGGTTCGGTGAGAGTGATGTCCGCGTGAAGGCCGGTGACATCAAGGAAATGAGCTCGTTGCCTGTAGACGGCGTCCTGTAAGTTGTCGCCGGATGGTATGAATTCCACGATATGCGCCAGAATTTCATCATGCCCTAGAGCCTTGGCGGCGGCGACGCGGTGATTGCCGTCCTCCACAAAGTAGACATCTCGAATCTGCCACAATTTCACAGGAGGCATCACCACACCCTGTCGCATGGCGTTCTTGATCTGTTCAAGTCGTTCCGAAGGCGCTCGGCTTTTCAGGTGAAACCGTTCGTCGAAATCCTGGTAGCGGCCGACGCTGCCCACAATTTTGGGCAGGGGCACCGTGCGCAGACCTCGATCCCGGCATTCATAAGCGCCGTCGTGGCGCTGAAGGTCATGCAGAGTCTCGGGTCCAGGGGTTTTGGAAGGTTCGGGTTTTCGAAGCCCTAATCGTTCAAGCCATCGTTTCATGGTCTGTATCCACAACGGACCAGCCGACGGTGTTCACAATGGTGGTTTCGCCGAGCTGAAGAAGCCTTTGGGAAGGCTCATGAAAGGGACGATGCACATGCCCGTGAATGAACCAACGGGGCTTCTGGGAACGAATAAACCGGACGAAACACTGAAATCCCCTGTGGCAGAGATCCTGCCCATCGCCGAAACCTCGGGGCGGTGCGTGAGCCAAAACCATATCCACACGGCCGCGCCATAAGAGTTTCAGGCGTGTTTTCCACACGATCCAACTCATTTGGGTTTCCGTGTACTGCACAGGCCCGCCATTGTACCACATGGACCCCTCAAAACCCACGATCCGTAAACCCTTGAAAGAAAT is a genomic window containing:
- a CDS encoding rhodanese-like domain-containing protein, translated to MKQRVWIWVCVFVITVFTVSAIAADVPSDEKKRTSFNKYVTALEAYEMWKADPQKVKILDVRTPEEYVFVGHPPMAVNIPSEIWAGQWNEEKKDFPLVPNPNFEAQVKARFQSDDVLLVMCRSGHRSAKAIERMAAAGFTNVYNIVDGFEGDKINDTESYFHGKRMKNGWKNSGAPWTYNLDPQLVFMPKP
- a CDS encoding metallophosphoesterase codes for the protein MRFLTVSDTVSPELFPVTDPRAFQPLDAVLSCGDVPPEYLTYLGHVFRVPVYYVRGNHDIRYVSRPPQGAVNVHGRLISFKGLRIVGFEGSMWYNGGPVQYTETQMSWIVWKTRLKLLWRGRVDMVLAHAPPRGFGDGQDLCHRGFQCFVRFIRSQKPRWFIHGHVHRPFHEPSQRLLQLGETTIVNTVGWSVVDTDHETMA
- a CDS encoding DUF3365 domain-containing protein; protein product: MSGGRKLITLAAVGFMVFVCVGAGASPSEEERARQLGSNAATELQRVLKSELMSAIQEGGPGQAIRVCSQKALLLTQSIPRLMDVPSMTVKRTSLRCRNEMNRPDHLETKILKEMEARLQAQEAVEPVLRLENKVYHYFEPIRTAGVCLTCHGQEEKMPENIKQTLNTLYPQDQARGYSAGEFRGVIHVTIPQEVVAEP
- a CDS encoding metallopeptidase family protein produces the protein MASKKIRLSRREFEEVVERAVSRIPWEIRRHLDNVVITVEHRPSPELLEEMGLPSGETLLGLYDGVPLPERSLTEPPLYPDTIYIFQDPLERLCSTREELIEEIELTVVHEIAHAFGISDEHLEELGYG
- a CDS encoding Lrp/AsnC ligand binding domain-containing protein, which translates into the protein MKRWLERLGLRKPEPSKTPGPETLHDLQRHDGAYECRDRGLRTVPLPKIVGSVGRYQDFDERFHLKSRAPSERLEQIKNAMRQGVVMPPVKLWQIRDVYFVEDGNHRVAAAKALGHDEILAHIVEFIPSGDNLQDAVYRQRAHFLDVTGLHADITLTEPGQYDRLLAQIQRHLEYLRSRERTDITLQEAARDWYNHIYRPLTTLLSKARLVDGFPGRTTADLYAYISVRLWEKGERRQYGIGLNDILPDDMEAFREKMKDVNGQHYPEMRRTITAFVLMNVQAKKEEKITEKLLDLKEVQEVHSVFGDVDLLVKIQLHRDLLSSDAETISQFVHENIRKLPGVLATKTLIPGTSHIKETQEISH
- a CDS encoding DUF362 domain-containing protein, with product MEGVFRVGLKRYEEPCRSVVEVVEAAGGFGSVGAATRAFVKPNVVCWTSATPFPKWGVITTSRVVEDVVRCLKDAGVGTIVLGEGLVNLNPKDKGLAERAFRALGYETLARRYGIQVVDVFQRPFRKVSVGDGVELAFNVDALESDLIVNLPVLKTHAQTVVSLGIKNLKGLIDLASRKRCHSPNPEWNLHRMVAALPKGLPPVFTVIDGIYSNERGPGFDGTAHRMNVLVASRDLLSADLVGAALLGYEAHQVPHLEWATKEAGRPGDLSDVMVCGESLESLRHPHAYAFEYTPDGSLPKVMAGFGIQGITYRKYDETLCTYCSFLNGLILTAVARAWQGTPWDDVEVLTGKAMDPTPGKKHTILLGRCMTKRHRNNRAMVHALPVPGCPPEPAAIAHAFHEAGILLDPAVLESYAVYPGRFLKRYAEMPEFEEAFYQVT
- the carB gene encoding carbamoyl-phosphate synthase large subunit — translated: MPRRQDIHKVLIIGSGPIVIGQACEFDYSGTQACKALRKLGYEIVLVNSNPATIMTDPGMADVTYLEPLTVEYLEKIIAKERPDAVLPNLGGQTGLNLTAQLHRQGILDRYGVRIIGVQADAIERGEDRIAFKETMNRLGIEMPRSRPAFSVQEAEEIASELGYPVVIRPAYTLGGTGGGLVYNVEELRTVAGRGLAASMVGQILVEESVLGWEELELEVVRDSKGQCITVCFIENVDAMGVHTGDSFCTAPMLTIDPALQRRLQEASYAIVQAIEVIGGTNIQFAHDPKTGRVVVIEINPRTSRSSALASKATGFPIALISAMLAAGVTLDEIPYWKEGTLEKYAPWGDYVVVKFARWAFEKFPGSLDKLGTQMRAVGEVMSIGKNFKEAFQKAVRSLEIGRYGLGFARDFHTKTLEELLAMLGEPSSERYFLIYEALRRGADIQTLYEKTHVKPYFLEQIRELVLLEEEILSYRGKDLPAELLRRAKQDGFSDRYLAKLLNIPETTIRARRKELGIVQGWQILPVSGVENAAYYYSTYNAPDQVQTSDRPKVMVLGGGPNRIGQGIEFDYCCVHAAFALRDLGYETIMVNCNPETVSTDYDTSDKLYFEPVTVEDVLAIYEKEKPIGVVVQFGGQTPLNIARELAEAGVNILGTSPEAIDLAEDRDRFRKRMETLGIPMPESGMAATLEEALEVAKRIGYPLMVRPSYVLGGRGMEVVYDEEMLREYVLAAVGVTPDRPILIDRFLEDAIEAEADALADGKDAFVPAVMEHIERAGIHSGDSACVIPPISIPTRHVETIREYTRRIAIELNVVGLMNIQYAIAKDKVYVLEANPRASRTVPLVSKVCNVPMARLATQIMLGKSLAELGLSSTRILTHFGVKESVFPFNMFPEVDPVLGPEMRSTGEVLGLAESFGLAFFKAEDAAMQRLPEDGCVLFTVTDKDKPAALEVAKRFHQMGFRIRATRGTYRFFKENGLPCEPIDKMHEGRPNIVDAVKNGEIQLVVNTPSGRRSEHDDSYIRKAAVKFKVPYITTIAAAEAAARGIEAWRRGHGEVKSLQEYHAAIR